GCCCGCAGGACGACATTAAAAACAAGGCGGAAATGATGACGAAAAACCTCATAAAGTTTGCAAAGTTAACTATAACCATGCAAATATTCATAAAAACCTTAGCTACCCAAAAAATGAGTCGTTAAGTTTTTGATAAAGAGAAGTTTGTTGGCTTATTTGCCATTAGACCCGGCTAAAAACTGATCCAGGGCTGTGATCATGCTGGGTGTTTTGGGTAAAGGAGCCACAATTTGCGGTTTTAAACCCGCCTTGATGGCTGCTTCCCGGGTGTTGTCGCCAAAAGTACCAATCACGGTATTGTTTTGCCGGAAGTCTGGAAAATTGTCAAACCAACTCTTCACACCACTGGGAGTAAAGAAACAGAGTACATCAAATTTCTTGTTCCCCAGCGATTTTTTTACATCATTGCTCTTGGTGCGGTACATAAAAGCCAGGTCAAAAGAACAATCGTGCTGCTTAAGCCAGCTGATAATTTCATTATCCTGCTGATTTTCAGAGCATACATACAAAAAGTTGAGATTTTCTTTATGTTTATTGATCACATCCAGCAGGCTTTTGTTACTGCCGTCCGTGCCATAAAATACCTTTCTTTTACGGTAGAGGATGAATTTTTGCAGGTAGAGCGCTACCGCCTCTGTAATACAGAAATATTTAGTGTCCTGCGATACATTGATCTTCATTTCCTCACAGGTTCTGAAAAAGTGATCAATGGCATTGCGGCTGGTAAAGATAACTCCCGAATAGGTAGGGATGCTGATCTTTTGACGTCTGAAATCTTTCCCTGAAATGGGCTCCAGCATGATCAGTGTCTCAAAATCCAGGGTAACACCATGTTTTTTTTCAAGGTCGAAATAGGGGGATTTTTCGCTCTTTGGTCTTGGCTGGCTGATGAGTATATGCTGCACTTTTCCAGCTTCAGGCTTCGCCATGGGTTTTGTTGCTACGTTACTTGACATTAAAATTCACCTAAATTGGGTGCAAAGGTACGCTATTCCCCGTTAAAAAATGTAAAATAAACTTATAGATTACAAAGGCCGGTAACAGCTCAAACGCAATAATATAGATGAAGAAATGAAAGAGACTGACCTTATTGCTTTTCTGTACCAATTGCAGTGCGACTGTAAAACGGTAGAGGAAAAGTGCACCAATGATCAGCCAGCTAAGCGTCCAGATAATGGTTTTGATTCCTGTACCTCCCAGGGATGTGATAACGATTACAGGAAGCAGGAACAATACCAGGATCTTGCTCACCAGGAATATGAGGAAGATGTAGGCGTCAGTAAGATGCTGCAACTTAAATAGCCAGCCAAATAGTTTCAGCAGGAAAAATTTAGCAAGATATGCGACCGATACAACAACCACCGCAAAGGCAAACAACTGCCAAAAAGGATAGGGTATTTTACCTGCAGTAAGTTGGGTTGCCATCAGTGCCAGGTAGTATCCCGCAACGAATACAAACAAAATGTTAAAAAGAAAAGAAGGGAGCGTGTTCTGACTAAGTTGTTGTTGCAGCTGGCGCTGTTTTAGTGTACGCCGGAAAAATAAGGTGGTCAGATCGTCAAAATATTTGGAAAATGCGGTCTTAAACCCGGCAAATAGCAGCATAATCCCGGCCAGGGTGTAAAAATAAATTTCTTCTCCCGGTTGTTTAACCCGTTTGCTGTAAGGACTGATTACCGGTGCTTTGGAGTAGGCGTAATACGGGTGCCCGTCAAGGATTTGGCGGGTAAGACGAAACATCCGGTCCTTGGCGGCAAATTGCGCTTCTTTTTTAAGACTATCTGCAAGGGCTGCTTTCTGCCGGGTTGAATCGATAGCTGCCGGAGGCGGAAGAGGTAAGGCGGTAGCCGTCTTCGCGGTATCTTTTTTTGCCGGCACAGCAACCGCTACCTTTCGTACAGAATCGCGCTGCACACCCGTTTGAAGGCGGTGTACTGTTTTTTTTGCCGTTGCGGTATCTTTTTTGACAACCGTTTGAACCGGCGCTTTTGCCGTAGTATTTTTTTTGCTGCTGGTATCTTTTCGAACGGTGGTTTTACGGTTCGCGGAAAGCGGGGCAGGTTGCGTTATTTTGGTTTGATTAACGGAATTTTTTTGCGTCGGACGGCCTGTTGCTGTTTTTTTTCCTGTAACTACGGGCTGTGCCGCCGGCTGTACAGGTTTTGTAACGGCTGGTTTTTTAGGCGTCGTCCGGCTGGTAGTTGTTTTGCGGGCGCCCGGCTTCGCCGCGGGCTTTGTTGCCTGTGGCGGTTCTTTTATACTGTCTTTTTTTTGAGCTGCCAGATGGCTCAAACAAAAAACAGTCAGAAAAAATATGATGAATATGCGGATCAAAATAAAGGCTTCTTTGAAACGCAAAAATAACAAGCTGCCCTCAATATTATGGAAAAAGATGAATGTCGGCGTTGGTGCTGTAATGCGGTGCCGTTCGGTCTTTTAAAGCGACGCGTAAGCCAAAAGCATATGGATTTGCTCAATTAACGGAATTTTAATATTTTTCTGGTTCAATGCCGGTCTGCCCGGTCGGTTTTATATCGGTTTCCAGTGATGGGCAGGCGTATTAAAGATCGTTTATGAAATACTGGTTATTATTAGCGGGAATTTTTATCGGAAGCCATTCTAATGCATCGGCTATCAGCCCTGGCGATTCAGCCTTTAATTATGGAAGCAGCCGCTTTGAAAAAGGAGGGTTTGTATTGTATTTTACATCGAATGAAACCAATTTTAATGAAGCTGTTAAAAAAAAGATGGTAGACGCTTTTTTTACGGTGTATCCGATATTGGTGAAGGATTTTAACAGCGGTGCGGCAAAGGAAGTCTATTTTAAGGTAGATACCGCCTATCATGGTGTGGCTGCCACCGGTGGTGGAAAAGTGGTCTATGACCCCGTTTGGTTTGCGAAACATCCCGGCGATGTTGATGTGGTGACCCACGAAGTCATGCATATTGTGCAGGATTACGGCAATAGTGTTGGCCCCTGGTGGATCACCGAAGGGATTGCTGATTATGTAC
The sequence above is a segment of the Niabella agricola genome. Coding sequences within it:
- a CDS encoding DUF4271 domain-containing protein, whose protein sequence is MSHLAAQKKDSIKEPPQATKPAAKPGARKTTTSRTTPKKPAVTKPVQPAAQPVVTGKKTATGRPTQKNSVNQTKITQPAPLSANRKTTVRKDTSSKKNTTAKAPVQTVVKKDTATAKKTVHRLQTGVQRDSVRKVAVAVPAKKDTAKTATALPLPPPAAIDSTRQKAALADSLKKEAQFAAKDRMFRLTRQILDGHPYYAYSKAPVISPYSKRVKQPGEEIYFYTLAGIMLLFAGFKTAFSKYFDDLTTLFFRRTLKQRQLQQQLSQNTLPSFLFNILFVFVAGYYLALMATQLTAGKIPYPFWQLFAFAVVVVSVAYLAKFFLLKLFGWLFKLQHLTDAYIFLIFLVSKILVLFLLPVIVITSLGGTGIKTIIWTLSWLIIGALFLYRFTVALQLVQKSNKVSLFHFFIYIIAFELLPAFVIYKFILHFLTGNSVPLHPI
- a CDS encoding basic secretory family protein, encoding MKYWLLLAGIFIGSHSNASAISPGDSAFNYGSSRFEKGGFVLYFTSNETNFNEAVKKKMVDAFFTVYPILVKDFNSGAAKEVYFKVDTAYHGVAATGGGKVVYDPVWFAKHPGDVDVVTHEVMHIVQDYGNSVGPWWITEGIADYVRFKYGVDNNGAGWKLPAYSERQKYSDGYRVTARFLAWIDARVKSGTVKALDKALRNHTYTADSWKEITGNTLDDLWKAYSKDPVL
- a CDS encoding uroporphyrinogen-III synthase, producing the protein MAKPEAGKVQHILISQPRPKSEKSPYFDLEKKHGVTLDFETLIMLEPISGKDFRRQKISIPTYSGVIFTSRNAIDHFFRTCEEMKINVSQDTKYFCITEAVALYLQKFILYRKRKVFYGTDGSNKSLLDVINKHKENLNFLYVCSENQQDNEIISWLKQHDCSFDLAFMYRTKSNDVKKSLGNKKFDVLCFFTPSGVKSWFDNFPDFRQNNTVIGTFGDNTREAAIKAGLKPQIVAPLPKTPSMITALDQFLAGSNGK